From the Catenulispora sp. GP43 genome, one window contains:
- a CDS encoding ABC transporter ATP-binding protein, which produces MRLELRGITKTFGSVAANSAIDLTVEPGEIHCLLGENGAGKSTLMNILYGLLTPDSGQIVVDGQTREFKSPRDAIAAGIGMVHQHFMLVPVFTVAENLVLGNEEARGGPLGWLDRRKAKADVKEVSARYGLPVDPDALVEDLPVGVQQRVEIVKALMRDAEVLILDEPTAVLTPQETEELFTVMRGLKAAGKSVVFITHKLNEVRAIADRITVIRRGAVVGSAEPTASARELASLMVGRDVRLVVEKEPREPGEVALSVKNLKVTDDRGFLAVDEVSFELHAGEVLGVAGVQGNGQTELVEALTGLRAATGSAELFGKQLVGATPRAVLRQGLGHVPEDRQHDGLVPDFSIAENLVLDQYDNKPFGGLLTLDLDAIAKNGADRLAEFDIRAESERTPAGALSGGNQQKVVVARALQRDPSLLIASQPTRGVDVGAMEFIHKRIIEQRDAGKPVLIVSTELDEITALSDRIAVMYRGKIVAIVPPDTTNEELGLLMAGSSAEEAEAGIGSIPAAREPVDAVPDAVPDAVPDAVPDAVSDAVPDEEPAVEAPAAEESSETADE; this is translated from the coding sequence ATGCGACTGGAACTCCGTGGCATCACCAAGACGTTCGGGTCGGTGGCGGCGAACTCCGCCATCGACCTGACCGTCGAACCCGGTGAGATCCACTGCCTGTTGGGCGAGAACGGGGCCGGCAAGTCGACCCTGATGAACATCCTCTACGGTCTGCTGACTCCGGATTCCGGACAGATCGTGGTCGATGGACAGACGCGCGAGTTCAAGTCGCCGCGTGACGCGATCGCGGCCGGGATCGGCATGGTGCACCAGCACTTCATGCTGGTCCCGGTGTTCACCGTGGCCGAGAACCTGGTGCTGGGCAACGAGGAGGCGCGCGGCGGCCCGCTGGGCTGGCTGGACCGCCGCAAGGCCAAGGCCGACGTCAAGGAGGTCTCGGCCCGCTACGGCCTGCCGGTCGACCCCGACGCGCTGGTCGAGGACCTGCCGGTGGGCGTGCAGCAGCGCGTCGAGATCGTCAAGGCCCTGATGCGCGACGCCGAGGTGCTGATCCTCGACGAGCCCACCGCGGTGCTCACCCCGCAGGAGACCGAGGAGCTGTTCACGGTCATGCGGGGGCTGAAGGCGGCCGGCAAGTCGGTCGTGTTCATCACCCACAAGCTCAACGAGGTCCGGGCGATCGCCGACCGGATCACGGTCATCCGCCGCGGCGCCGTGGTCGGCAGCGCCGAGCCCACCGCCTCCGCGCGCGAGCTCGCCTCGCTCATGGTCGGCCGCGACGTGCGGCTGGTCGTGGAGAAGGAGCCGCGCGAGCCCGGCGAGGTCGCGCTGAGCGTGAAGAACCTGAAGGTGACCGACGACCGCGGCTTCCTGGCCGTCGACGAGGTCAGCTTCGAGCTGCACGCCGGCGAGGTCCTGGGTGTCGCGGGCGTGCAGGGCAACGGCCAGACCGAACTGGTCGAGGCGCTCACCGGGCTGCGCGCCGCGACCGGCTCCGCGGAGCTGTTCGGCAAGCAGCTGGTCGGCGCCACGCCGCGCGCGGTGCTGCGCCAGGGCCTCGGGCACGTCCCGGAGGACCGGCAGCACGACGGCCTGGTCCCGGACTTCTCCATCGCCGAGAACCTGGTGCTGGACCAGTACGACAACAAGCCCTTCGGCGGCCTGCTGACGCTGGACCTCGACGCGATCGCCAAGAACGGCGCCGACCGGCTGGCCGAGTTCGACATCCGCGCCGAGTCCGAGCGCACCCCGGCCGGCGCGCTGTCCGGCGGCAACCAGCAGAAGGTGGTCGTGGCGCGCGCGCTGCAGCGCGACCCCAGCCTGCTGATCGCCTCGCAGCCGACCCGCGGCGTCGACGTCGGCGCGATGGAGTTCATCCACAAGCGGATCATCGAGCAGCGCGACGCCGGCAAGCCGGTGCTGATCGTGTCCACCGAGCTGGACGAGATCACCGCGCTGTCGGACCGGATCGCGGTGATGTACCGGGGCAAGATCGTCGCGATCGTGCCGCCGGACACCACCAACGAGGAGCTGGGCCTGCTGATGGCCGGCAGCTCGGCGGAGGAGGCCGAGGCGGGCATCGGGAGCATTCCCGCTGCGCGCGAACCGGTCGACGCCGTGCCGGACGCGGTGCCGGACGCCGTGCCGGACGCCGTGCCGGACGCGGTGTCGGATGCCGTGCCCGACGAGGAACCGGCGGTCGAAGCGCCCGCCGCCGAGGAGAGCAGTGAGACCGCCGATGAGTAA
- a CDS encoding ABC transporter permease, with product MSNRLKRILVGISSANTVTVTILAFVLSVVIGGILMILSDQHLLTEWGYVFSKNWSDAPTDSWDKVSNGYIAMFHGAIYDPHAKQALRPIENTIVEATPLVFAGLAVALPFRAGLFNIGGQSQLIIGAVFATWVGFSISAPMPLHVLLVIIAGIIGGALVGGLTGLLKARFGAHEVISSIMLNNIALGVLAWLIKTKAFHDPNRQDAISKPVKSTALLPAVSGSSPEVNLSTVLAILAVLLIWWLMTRSTLGFRLRALGSNPDAARTAGISVSRNQVYAMLLAGGLMGLVAVTQISGTLSASHAMTATLDNGFGFTGITVALLGRGKPVGVALAALLFGALDAGGVVMEAATTPTVPHDVVTVVQAVIVVFVAAPKLVQEIFRLRDVRRDGAATAPPSVAPASAVDSAAEAV from the coding sequence ATGAGTAACCGGCTCAAGCGCATACTCGTCGGGATCAGCTCCGCCAACACCGTCACCGTCACGATCTTGGCGTTCGTGCTGTCGGTGGTGATCGGCGGCATCCTGATGATCCTGTCCGACCAGCACCTGCTGACCGAGTGGGGCTACGTCTTCAGCAAGAACTGGAGCGACGCGCCGACCGACTCCTGGGACAAGGTCTCCAACGGCTACATCGCGATGTTCCACGGCGCGATCTACGACCCGCACGCCAAGCAGGCGCTGCGCCCGATCGAGAACACCATCGTCGAGGCCACGCCGCTGGTCTTCGCCGGACTCGCGGTCGCGCTGCCGTTCCGCGCCGGGCTGTTCAACATCGGCGGCCAGAGCCAGCTGATCATCGGCGCGGTCTTCGCCACCTGGGTCGGCTTCTCGATCTCGGCGCCGATGCCGCTGCACGTGCTGCTGGTCATCATCGCCGGCATCATCGGCGGCGCGCTGGTGGGCGGTCTGACCGGGCTGCTCAAGGCCCGGTTCGGCGCGCACGAGGTGATCAGCTCGATCATGCTGAACAACATCGCGCTCGGCGTGCTGGCCTGGCTGATCAAGACCAAGGCCTTCCACGACCCGAACCGCCAGGACGCGATCAGCAAGCCGGTCAAGAGCACCGCGCTGCTGCCGGCGGTCTCCGGCAGCAGCCCCGAGGTGAACCTCTCGACGGTGCTGGCGATCCTGGCCGTGCTGCTCATCTGGTGGCTGATGACCCGCTCGACGCTCGGCTTCCGGCTGCGCGCCCTGGGCTCCAACCCGGACGCCGCGCGCACCGCCGGCATCTCGGTCTCGCGCAACCAGGTCTACGCGATGCTGCTGGCCGGCGGCCTGATGGGGCTGGTGGCCGTGACCCAGATCAGCGGCACGCTGTCGGCCTCGCACGCCATGACCGCCACCCTGGACAACGGCTTCGGCTTCACCGGCATCACGGTGGCGCTGCTGGGCCGCGGTAAGCCGGTCGGAGTGGCGCTGGCCGCCCTGCTGTTCGGCGCGCTGGACGCCGGCGGCGTGGTCATGGAGGCCGCGACCACGCCGACCGTGCCGCACGACGTGGTCACCGTGGTGCAGGCGGTCATCGTGGTCTTCGTCGCCGCGCCGAAGCTGGTGCAGGAGATCTTCCGGCTGCGGGACGTGCGGCGCGACGGCGCCGCGACCGCGCCGCCGTCGGTCGCCCCGGCCTCGGCCGTGGACTCCGCGGCGGAGGCGGTGTGA
- a CDS encoding ABC transporter permease: protein MAVATIAPAPAVIAGGTEADTRRYTAGATQIIMGLVALFGFGLGTRTAHGASTTFGMTLVSKQGTHVPDWIFPARPAIVGLAVVVIALGAARMAVQLPRRWRLIATSVVLFCFTFAFMAWSAADPKGGERLVLPSVLDSMVIAAVPLVLGALGGVVGERSGVVNVAIEGQLLFGGFMTALVGTATGSLWIGVIAGVLAGALMGLLLAVLAIRYLIEQVVLGVVLNLLALGVTGFLFKSLMQTNQNSYNNLTPFSTVRIPGLASLWVIGPVVFDQPLIVYITVFLVVAVHVGLFHTRWGLRTRAVGEHPAAADTVGVKVLRLRYRNVMIGGAFAGLGGAWLVGNVGNFTENMTNGKGFIALAAVIFGRWSPFGALAAAALFGFTDALASQTSALQLPIPSDLLSTLPYVATLFAVAGLIGRVRAPAADGKPYVKG from the coding sequence ATGGCCGTAGCGACGATCGCCCCGGCGCCGGCCGTGATAGCCGGCGGCACCGAGGCGGACACCCGGCGGTACACCGCCGGTGCCACGCAGATCATCATGGGCCTGGTGGCCCTGTTCGGCTTCGGCCTGGGCACCCGCACCGCGCACGGCGCCAGCACCACCTTCGGGATGACGCTGGTCTCCAAGCAGGGCACGCACGTCCCGGACTGGATCTTCCCCGCGCGTCCGGCGATCGTCGGGCTGGCGGTGGTCGTCATCGCGCTCGGCGCCGCCCGCATGGCGGTGCAGCTGCCCCGGCGCTGGCGGCTGATCGCGACCTCGGTGGTCCTGTTCTGCTTCACCTTCGCCTTCATGGCCTGGAGCGCCGCGGACCCCAAGGGCGGCGAGCGGCTGGTGCTGCCCTCGGTCCTGGACTCGATGGTGATCGCGGCGGTGCCGCTGGTGCTCGGCGCCCTCGGCGGGGTCGTCGGCGAGCGCTCCGGCGTGGTCAACGTGGCGATCGAGGGGCAGCTGCTGTTCGGCGGGTTCATGACCGCGCTGGTCGGCACGGCCACCGGCAGCCTGTGGATCGGCGTGATCGCCGGCGTCCTGGCCGGCGCGCTGATGGGCCTGCTGCTCGCGGTGCTGGCCATCCGCTACCTGATCGAGCAGGTCGTGCTCGGCGTGGTGCTGAACCTGCTGGCTCTGGGCGTCACCGGCTTCCTGTTCAAGTCGCTGATGCAGACCAACCAGAACTCGTACAACAACCTGACGCCGTTCAGCACGGTCCGGATCCCGGGTCTGGCCTCGCTGTGGGTGATCGGCCCGGTGGTGTTCGACCAGCCGCTCATCGTCTACATCACGGTGTTCCTGGTCGTGGCGGTGCACGTGGGCCTGTTCCACACGCGCTGGGGCCTGCGGACCCGGGCGGTCGGCGAGCACCCGGCCGCCGCCGACACGGTGGGCGTCAAGGTGCTGCGGCTGCGGTACCGCAACGTGATGATCGGCGGCGCCTTCGCGGGTCTGGGCGGCGCGTGGCTGGTCGGCAACGTCGGCAACTTCACGGAGAACATGACCAACGGCAAGGGCTTCATCGCCCTGGCCGCGGTGATCTTCGGCCGCTGGTCGCCGTTCGGCGCGCTGGCCGCGGCGGCGCTGTTCGGCTTCACCGACGCGCTGGCCAGCCAGACCTCGGCGCTGCAGCTGCCGATCCCCTCGGACCTGCTGAGCACGCTGCCCTACGTGGCGACGCTGTTCGCGGTGGCCGGCCTGATCGGCCGGGTGCGGGCGCCCGCCGCCGACGGCAAGCCGTATGTCAAGGGCTAG
- a CDS encoding cytidine deaminase, with protein sequence MKTEIDWAALRTAAREAMAHAYVPYSQFPVGAAALVDDGRIVSGCNVENASYGLTLCAECGLVSALHASGGGRLVAFACVDGAGAVLMPCGRCRQLLFEFGGNELLVDLGPDTSPTTMSELLPRAFGPDNLSNS encoded by the coding sequence ATGAAGACCGAGATCGACTGGGCCGCCCTGCGCACCGCCGCGCGAGAGGCGATGGCGCACGCGTACGTGCCGTACTCGCAGTTCCCGGTGGGCGCGGCGGCCCTGGTCGACGACGGCCGGATCGTCAGCGGCTGCAACGTGGAGAACGCCTCGTACGGCCTGACGCTGTGCGCGGAGTGCGGGCTGGTGTCCGCGCTGCATGCCTCCGGCGGCGGCCGGCTGGTCGCCTTCGCGTGCGTCGACGGCGCCGGCGCGGTCCTGATGCCCTGCGGGCGCTGCCGCCAGCTGCTCTTCGAGTTCGGCGGGAACGAGCTGCTGGTGGATCTGGGCCCTGACACCTCTCCGACGACGATGTCGGAACTCCTGCCGCGGGCCTTCGGCCCCGACAACCTCAGCAACAGCTAG
- a CDS encoding thymidine phosphorylase, producing MDAITVIRAKRDRAELTDEQIDWIIAAYTDGRVADEQMSALAMAILLNGMNRREIARWTQAMISSGERMDFSALTRPTVDKHSTGGVGDKITLPLAPLVAACGAAVPQLSGRGLGHTGGTLDKLESIPGWRARLSNEEMLAVLAEAGAVVCAAGDGLAPADRKLYALRDVTGTVEAIPLIASSIMSKKIAEGTSALVLDVKCGSGAFMKDFANARELAETMVALGTDHGVATTALITAMDNPLGRTAGNALEVRESVEVLSGGGPDDIKELTLALAREMLAAAGLDAVDPADKLKDGSALDAWKRMITAQGGDPDATLPTAKETHVVTADRDGLLVGMDSFKVGVAAWRLGAGRARKEDAVQAGAGVEWHVVPGDAVTAGQPLFTLHTDTPEAFDSALESLAGACEFAAAGTEFTRSPLVLDRVAASNR from the coding sequence ATGGACGCCATCACCGTCATCCGCGCCAAGCGCGACCGCGCGGAGCTCACCGACGAGCAGATCGACTGGATCATCGCCGCCTACACCGACGGCCGCGTGGCCGACGAGCAGATGTCCGCGCTGGCGATGGCGATCCTGCTGAACGGCATGAACCGGCGCGAGATCGCCCGCTGGACGCAGGCGATGATCTCCTCCGGCGAGCGCATGGACTTCTCCGCGCTCACCCGCCCGACCGTGGACAAGCACTCCACCGGCGGCGTCGGCGACAAGATCACGCTGCCGCTGGCCCCGCTGGTGGCGGCCTGCGGCGCGGCCGTCCCGCAGCTGTCCGGCCGGGGCCTGGGCCACACCGGCGGCACCCTGGACAAGCTGGAGTCGATCCCCGGCTGGCGCGCCCGGTTGTCGAACGAGGAGATGCTGGCGGTGCTGGCCGAGGCCGGCGCCGTGGTCTGCGCGGCCGGCGACGGCCTGGCCCCGGCCGACCGCAAGCTGTACGCGCTGCGCGACGTCACCGGCACCGTCGAGGCGATCCCGCTGATCGCCTCCTCGATCATGTCCAAGAAGATCGCCGAGGGCACCAGCGCCCTGGTGCTGGACGTGAAGTGCGGAAGCGGCGCGTTCATGAAGGACTTCGCCAACGCCCGCGAACTGGCCGAGACCATGGTCGCCCTGGGCACCGACCACGGCGTGGCCACCACCGCCCTGATCACCGCGATGGACAACCCCCTGGGCCGCACCGCGGGCAACGCGCTGGAAGTGCGCGAGTCGGTGGAGGTCCTTTCCGGCGGCGGCCCCGATGACATCAAGGAGCTAACCCTCGCCCTGGCCCGCGAAATGCTGGCCGCGGCGGGCCTGGACGCCGTAGACCCAGCGGACAAGCTGAAGGACGGCTCGGCCCTGGACGCCTGGAAGCGCATGATCACCGCCCAGGGCGGCGACCCCGACGCGACCCTCCCGACGGCGAAGGAGACCCACGTGGTCACCGCCGACCGGGACGGACTGCTGGTCGGCATGGACTCCTTCAAGGTCGGCGTGGCCGCCTGGCGCCTCGGCGCGGGCCGCGCCCGCAAGGAGGACGCGGTCCAGGCCGGCGCCGGCGTGGAGTGGCATGTGGTCCCCGGCGACGCCGTGACGGCCGGCCAGCCGCTGTTCACGCTGCACACCGACACCCCCGAGGCATTCGACTCGGCGCTGGAAAGCCTGGCGGGCGCTTGCGAATTCGCGGCCGCCGGGACCGAGTTCACTCGGTCGCCGCTTGTTTTGGACCGAGTCGCCGCTTCGAACCGGTAA
- a CDS encoding adenosine deaminase: MDEELIRRAPKALLHDHLDGGLRPQTVIELADQYGYTNLPEYDGTADGLGRWFAEAADSGSLPRYLETFEHTVGVMQHADALFRVAAECAEDLAADGVVYAESRYAPEQHLEAGLSLDEVVEAVDAGFREGERRAAAAGHRIRVGTLLTAMRHAARSSEIAELAVRHRDRGVSGFDIAGAEAGYPPTRHLDAFEYLRRENFHFTIHAGEAFGLPSIWEALQWCGADRLGHGNAIMDDILVDADGKATLGRLAAYVRDKRIPMEMCPTSNLQTGAARSYESHPIGLLRELHFRVTVNTDNRLMSSTSMTREFTELHKAHGYTLEDMQWFTINALKSAFLPFDQRLELINEHVKPAYEQLRAEASPPSA; this comes from the coding sequence ATGGATGAAGAGCTGATTCGCAGGGCTCCGAAGGCCCTGCTGCACGACCACCTCGACGGTGGTCTGCGCCCCCAGACGGTCATCGAACTGGCCGACCAGTACGGCTACACCAACCTCCCCGAGTACGACGGCACCGCCGACGGCCTCGGCCGGTGGTTCGCCGAGGCCGCGGACTCCGGGTCGCTGCCGCGCTATCTGGAGACCTTCGAGCACACGGTCGGCGTGATGCAGCACGCCGACGCGCTGTTCCGGGTGGCCGCCGAGTGCGCCGAGGACCTGGCCGCCGACGGGGTGGTCTACGCCGAGTCGCGGTACGCGCCCGAGCAGCATCTGGAAGCCGGGCTGAGCCTGGACGAGGTCGTGGAGGCGGTGGACGCGGGCTTCCGCGAGGGGGAGCGGCGGGCCGCCGCCGCGGGGCACCGGATCCGGGTCGGGACGCTGCTGACCGCGATGCGGCACGCCGCGCGCTCCTCGGAGATCGCCGAACTCGCGGTGCGGCACCGGGACCGGGGCGTGTCAGGGTTCGACATCGCCGGGGCCGAGGCCGGCTATCCGCCCACCCGGCACCTGGACGCCTTCGAGTACCTGCGCCGGGAGAACTTCCACTTCACGATCCACGCCGGGGAGGCCTTCGGGCTGCCCTCGATCTGGGAGGCGCTGCAGTGGTGCGGCGCGGACCGGCTGGGCCACGGCAACGCCATCATGGACGACATCCTGGTGGACGCCGACGGCAAGGCGACGCTGGGCCGGCTGGCCGCGTACGTGCGGGACAAGCGCATCCCGATGGAGATGTGCCCCACCTCGAACCTGCAGACCGGGGCGGCGCGCTCCTACGAGTCCCACCCGATCGGGTTGTTGCGGGAACTGCACTTTCGGGTGACGGTGAACACCGACAACCGGCTGATGAGTTCGACCTCGATGACGCGTGAGTTCACCGAACTGCACAAGGCCCACGGGTACACGCTCGAGGACATGCAGTGGTTTACGATAAACGCTTTGAAGTCCGCGTTCCTGCCCTTTGACCAGCGGCTGGAGCTGATCAACGAGCACGTGAAGCCAGCCTATGAGCAGCTTCGCGCCGAGGCGTCGCCGCCCTCTGCTTAA
- a CDS encoding ATP-binding protein produces MLKEKPKGAKSAPKAAKVQELPRRADRERRRHKRPLRLTGLRMRLLAAFAAVALMTSVAVTGVSYVLTRQSLMTRMNQTSVLQFKAAVSNNQESLENARPSTQPQAASLTTSLTTIAYKLQQASGTTWYLHRTGIPDFSTDNSLSYDSIPAALRTAAQNNIAWQRATINNQPYLIIGSSVQPNGIEVYDFVSLEPQQEDLTRLAQNSAIASAVAIAISLLLGLFASRGVLLPLRRLGIAARRLGAGKLDTRVEVKGNDEVADVSRTFNETAEALERSIAELRSLEAASRRFVADVSHELRTPLTAMTAVTDLLEEATDVGDESAPAAQLIVAETRRLARLVEDLMEVSRFDAGTAQLRREDVDLVALVAGCLDTRGWTGRVAMNVPPSLIVTVDQRRIDVIVANMVGNAIKHGGEGPVELSIGTFGPNLVLQVRDHGPGIPPDALEHIFERFYKADKARVRSEGSGLGLSIAYENAHIHGGELTGGNHPEGGAVFTLRLPLRATVPAQGMPE; encoded by the coding sequence GTGCTTAAGGAAAAGCCGAAGGGCGCCAAGTCCGCGCCGAAGGCGGCGAAGGTGCAGGAGCTGCCCCGTCGTGCGGACCGGGAGCGCCGCCGGCACAAGCGGCCGCTGCGGCTGACCGGGCTGCGGATGCGGCTGCTGGCGGCGTTCGCGGCGGTGGCGCTGATGACGTCGGTGGCGGTGACCGGGGTCTCCTACGTCCTGACCCGCCAGTCGCTGATGACCCGCATGAACCAGACCTCGGTGCTCCAGTTCAAGGCCGCCGTCAGCAACAACCAGGAATCGCTCGAGAACGCGCGCCCCTCGACGCAGCCGCAGGCGGCCAGCCTGACCACCAGCCTGACCACCATCGCCTACAAACTCCAGCAGGCCAGCGGCACGACCTGGTACCTGCACCGCACGGGGATACCGGACTTCTCGACCGACAACTCACTGAGCTACGACTCGATTCCGGCCGCGCTGCGCACCGCGGCCCAGAACAACATCGCCTGGCAGCGGGCGACGATCAACAACCAGCCGTACCTGATCATCGGCAGTTCGGTGCAGCCCAACGGGATCGAGGTCTACGACTTCGTCAGCCTGGAGCCGCAGCAGGAGGACCTGACGCGGCTCGCGCAGAACTCCGCGATCGCCTCGGCCGTGGCGATAGCCATATCGCTGCTGCTGGGCCTGTTCGCCTCCCGCGGCGTCCTGCTCCCCTTGCGGCGCCTGGGGATCGCGGCGCGCAGGCTCGGCGCCGGCAAGCTGGACACCCGCGTCGAGGTGAAGGGCAACGACGAGGTCGCCGACGTCTCGCGCACCTTCAACGAGACCGCCGAGGCCCTGGAACGCTCCATCGCCGAACTGCGCTCGCTGGAGGCGGCGTCCCGGCGCTTCGTCGCCGACGTCTCGCACGAGCTGCGCACCCCGCTGACCGCGATGACCGCCGTCACCGACCTCCTCGAGGAGGCGACCGACGTGGGCGACGAGAGCGCGCCGGCGGCCCAGCTCATCGTGGCCGAGACCCGGCGGCTGGCCCGGCTGGTCGAGGACCTGATGGAGGTCTCGCGCTTCGACGCCGGCACCGCGCAGCTCCGGCGCGAGGACGTCGACCTGGTGGCGCTGGTGGCGGGCTGCCTGGACACCCGCGGCTGGACCGGCCGCGTCGCCATGAACGTCCCGCCGAGCCTGATCGTCACCGTGGACCAGCGCAGGATCGACGTGATCGTGGCCAACATGGTCGGCAACGCGATAAAGCACGGCGGGGAAGGACCAGTGGAGTTGTCCATCGGCACGTTCGGACCGAACCTGGTCCTGCAGGTCCGCGACCACGGACCGGGCATCCCCCCGGACGCCCTGGAGCACATCTTCGAGCGCTTCTACAAGGCCGACAAGGCCCGCGTCCGCTCCGAGGGCAGCGGCCTGGGGCTGTCGATCGCCTACGAGAACGCGCACATCCACGGCGGCGAGCTGACCGGCGGCAACCACCCCGAGGGCGGTGCCGTCTTCACCCTTCGGCTGCCGCTGCGGGCGACTGTCCCGGCGCAGGGGATGCCGGAATGA
- a CDS encoding response regulator, whose translation MPSLLLVEDDAAIRTALQLALTRQGHQVAVAASGEEALASYKTVRPDLIVLDVMLPGVDGFEVCRQIRRTEQLPIILLTARSDDIDVVVGLESGADDYVVKPVQPRVLDARIRAVLRRGERETSDIAVYGDLTVDRSAMTVSKRGVPIPLTPTELKLVMELSRHAGQALSRQQLLRLVWEHDYLGDSRLVDACVQRLRAKVEDVPAEPTLIKTVRGVGYRLDPPR comes from the coding sequence ATGCCGTCCCTGCTCCTGGTCGAAGACGACGCCGCCATCCGCACGGCGCTCCAGCTCGCGCTGACCCGCCAGGGCCACCAGGTCGCCGTGGCCGCCAGCGGCGAGGAGGCGCTGGCCTCCTACAAGACCGTGCGCCCCGACCTGATCGTCCTGGACGTGATGCTGCCGGGCGTGGACGGCTTCGAGGTCTGCCGCCAGATCCGCCGCACCGAGCAGCTCCCGATCATCCTGCTCACCGCCCGCAGCGACGACATCGACGTGGTGGTGGGCCTGGAATCCGGCGCCGACGACTACGTCGTGAAGCCGGTCCAGCCGCGCGTCCTGGACGCCCGCATCCGCGCGGTCCTGCGCCGCGGCGAGCGCGAGACCAGCGACATCGCGGTCTACGGCGACCTGACCGTGGACCGCTCGGCGATGACGGTGAGCAAACGCGGCGTGCCGATCCCGCTGACCCCGACAGAGCTGAAGCTGGTGATGGAACTCTCCCGGCACGCCGGCCAGGCCCTGTCCCGGCAACAGCTGCTGCGTCTGGTCTGGGAGCACGACTACCTCGGCGACTCCCGCCTGGTCGACGCCTGCGTGCAGCGCCTGCGCGCGAAGGTGGAGGACGTCCCGGCCGAACCGACGCTGATCAAGACCGTCCGCGGCGTCGGCTACCGCCTGGATCCGCCGCGATGA
- a CDS encoding SigE family RNA polymerase sigma factor, with protein sequence MTDHAPDVRGPRDDFTEYVATRRSTLLRAACQLTANPADAEDLLQEGLVKVYGAWHRIADKRVAHAYVRRTMSNHQISQWRRHRVEEYPASDELPDSAVWDLDTERVELRTVLHHALAALPHRDRQVLALRYYGSYTDSEIAERLGMSIGTVKSTLWRALRKLRENGAVRTLHADLVAA encoded by the coding sequence ATGACGGACCATGCCCCCGACGTACGCGGCCCGCGAGACGACTTCACGGAGTACGTCGCCACGCGCCGCTCGACGCTGCTGCGCGCGGCCTGCCAGCTCACCGCCAACCCCGCCGACGCCGAGGACCTGCTGCAGGAAGGCCTGGTCAAGGTGTACGGGGCGTGGCACCGCATCGCCGACAAGCGAGTCGCGCACGCCTACGTGCGGCGCACCATGTCGAACCACCAGATATCGCAATGGCGGCGGCACCGCGTCGAGGAGTACCCGGCCTCCGACGAGCTGCCGGACTCGGCGGTGTGGGACCTGGACACGGAGCGTGTCGAGTTGCGCACGGTCCTGCATCACGCACTGGCCGCGCTCCCGCACCGCGACCGGCAGGTTCTGGCACTGCGCTACTACGGCTCGTACACGGACTCCGAGATCGCCGAGCGGCTGGGTATGTCGATCGGTACGGTGAAGTCCACGTTGTGGCGCGCGTTGAGGAAACTGCGCGAGAACGGCGCGGTGCGCACATTGCACGCCGACTTGGTCGCCGCCTGA